The region GAGCCGGATGGCTGGGCCGCTGGCTTACATAAATACCGGACCCCATGCGGATCTGGATATAGCCCTCCACCTCCAGAACGATCAGGGCTTCACGAATGGTGGGACGCGAAACCGCGAAACGTTCCGCAAGGTCACGTTCGGCAGGCAACTTGGCACCATGCCCAAGCTCCCCCGCCTCTATCAACGCACGAATCTGGTCCGCAACCTGCCTGTGCAGGCGGCGCGGCTCCAAAGCCACAAACATGAAATCCTCCCCAGATCCCATCTGGTAAAATGGTCTTACCAATTGCAACTTTAAGCAGGAACGAGGCAGTGTCAACCCTGCGTTATGAGGTTCGGGAATTTACCACGTGCGAATATTGTGGAGTGACTTGTTATAACGCGCCCATTGCCGCTGCCGAAACGTCGGCGGAAACTGTCACCGCTTGTTCGGCCTGATCTGGTTGCGCAGTTCCACCAACCGGTCCAATGTCGAGAGCGTTCGGTCGCGATTCTTGCCTGCAAGCGCCAATGTCAGGGCTTCGATGCAAACGAGCGAAGCGCCGTGCATGGCCACTTTTTCGTTTTTCGCGCGTGGCAGAACGAGCGTGACGCAGGCGTGTTGGGCGAGTGCGCTGTCTTCTTTCCCGACAATGGCGATGATGGGTATCGAGAGGCGCTGCGCCTCGGTGATCGTCGTCATGACCTCGCGGTGCGGGCGCCCTTGCGCAAGAACGAGGAGAACATCGCCGGTCTCCATTTGCAGCAACTGCTCTGCCAGCATGATCCCGGTCCTATCAAGCGCATAGGACGGAAACCCGGAGCGGATAAAATTTCGGGAGGCATAAAGGGCCACGACACCAGATGCGCCAATGCCGAAGACGCCGATTTTCGTGGCGGCGGATAGCACCGTCACCGCCGTAGCCATGGCTTGCCGATTGTCAGGCGATGACAGCGCCGCCATCGCGTGGCCCATGTCTGCCACCACGAAGTCGATGGCGGAATTGGTGTCATCAAGAAGGTCGTCTGTCGTTGCCGCCATCTTCTCGGATGGCGAGTCCGTTTCACCGAGATGCGCTTCCAGCGTATCTTTCAAATCGACGAGACCTTCGAAGCCGAGCGCCTGAATGGCCCTGATGACCGTCGCGTCAGATGTGCCGATTTCGCGACCGATTTCCAGCGCAGATTTCGCCAGCACCGCGTGCCGGTGCCGGTCAATATATTCCGCCACGGCCAGCAGGCCGGGAGACAGGGCATCCCGCTTCTTCTTCAATCGCTCGCCAAAGCGGTCTATGTGACGTTTCTTCAGAACGGGACTGCGCATCGATACCATCGTGGTCACTTCAAAAGCGTGTATCGATACACAGTGCCTGAGACGTCTTCATTTTTAAAGCAGCAACCACTATTTTGCCGGGCGCGGGGCCGTCGTCGATTTCACGATGGCCGTCATCAGCGCCATGGCGGCGTAGCTGTTCGAGATGGCCTCTTCCCGCGAGACCATGACGTATCGTCCCTCTGTGCAGGCCTTTAGAAAGCTGCAGAAGTCCGGCACGACTTTTTCCATGGCGTCGATGTCTTCTTTTGACGTGCCGCCGGTGTCCGACCGGTAGGGATCGAAGATAAAGTCAGCATCGACATCCGGCAAACGTTCGCCGCTGACTTCGATACGCCCTCCCTCGGCAATGCCGTTGATGATGTCGGGAAAGCGGAAACCTGCATCTCTCAGCACCTGACCAAGCGCCCTATATGTATGATAGATACTGATCTTGCCGTTGAGCGGTTGGATGACCGATACCGTGATCGATTTGGTATCGACAGCAGTTTTCAACTCCTCGATACCGGCGCGGTATCGGCGGTCGAGAATGGCGAGCTTTGTCTCTGTCCCGGTCAGCTCCGCGAGTTTTTGATAGGCGTGCGCGGTGCCGAATCGGGTGGGATCGATCACCACGGTCGGGGCTATTTTTTCCAGCGTCGCTATCGGGGTTGGCCT is a window of Agrobacterium vaccinii DNA encoding:
- a CDS encoding ABC transporter substrate-binding protein; protein product: MRILALLFLALFATGASAADATHEFQDDAGRSVIVPTKPLRIASLHDIDVTIPLIELGVTPIASHGRIGADAKPYLRSSAILTGVDFDNSGMAFLGAVDIDLEALAEQKPDLIITAAGRPTPIATLEKIAPTVVIDPTRFGTAHAYQKLAELTGTETKLAILDRRYRAGIEELKTAVDTKSITVSVIQPLNGKISIYHTYRALGQVLRDAGFRFPDIINGIAEGGRIEVSGERLPDVDADFIFDPYRSDTGGTSKEDIDAMEKVVPDFCSFLKACTEGRYVMVSREEAISNSYAAMALMTAIVKSTTAPRPAK
- a CDS encoding MurR/RpiR family transcriptional regulator → MVSMRSPVLKKRHIDRFGERLKKKRDALSPGLLAVAEYIDRHRHAVLAKSALEIGREIGTSDATVIRAIQALGFEGLVDLKDTLEAHLGETDSPSEKMAATTDDLLDDTNSAIDFVVADMGHAMAALSSPDNRQAMATAVTVLSAATKIGVFGIGASGVVALYASRNFIRSGFPSYALDRTGIMLAEQLLQMETGDVLLVLAQGRPHREVMTTITEAQRLSIPIIAIVGKEDSALAQHACVTLVLPRAKNEKVAMHGASLVCIEALTLALAGKNRDRTLSTLDRLVELRNQIRPNKR